From one Lotus japonicus ecotype B-129 chromosome 3, LjGifu_v1.2 genomic stretch:
- the LOC130743208 gene encoding disease resistance protein RPM1-like — protein MAEAAISFALEQIFQLLKEKGALLKGVHKEFADIKDELEIILAFLKDADRKASDEGSSKDGIKTWVKQLRELSFRIEDVIAEYNIYVAQGTHHAGYSAFLQKISHTITTVKPLHRIASEIKDIKESVRALKDRGEMYNCKPSLEHGSRGGKWHDPRMVSLFIEEAEVVGFDSPRKQLVDWLVDGSAARTVISVVGMGGLGKTTLTKNVFDNQKVKGHFDTRAFITVSQTYTVEALLRDVLKQFYTETNEPFPGAINTMNTVSLVAEMRSYLQEKRYVIVFDDVWKVEFWDEIQLATLDNMGSRIVITTRNLEVANYCKKSSLVRVHKLQPLPPSKAWELFCKKAFQFDFNGNCPPELEEMSSEIAKKCEGLPLAIVAIGGLLSTKEKTVFEWKRLCQNLSFELGRNPHLTSLTRILALSYDDLPHYLKSCFLYFGIYPEDYSIRCMRLVRQWIAEGFITNEEETTTLEEVAERYLTELIHRSLVQVEVDYDGKASSCRVHDLLYQMIVGKAKDLCFCRVVLKDDHPSPDVMTARRLAIATDSCDVLGNIGQYSHIRSIYIFEASGRPDELFSKFFVKSKLLKVLDLEATSLNSVPDDLGNIFHLRYLSLRKTKVKCIPKSIGKLLNLETLDLRNTLVQELPSQIYKLKKLRYLLVYFRNRSNTIHGETGVRLNGSIGNLTSLQKLYHVEADHGGLNLITELRKLKQLRKLGLKNVRTEFGNALCDSMQDMSCLESLSVSAITEDETIDLQRISSLHHLRKLHFFGRLDKLPDWVTRLQYLVRLSIHFSKLKDDQLKSLKDLPNLLRLSIAREAYVGESLHFEVGFQKLKRLYLVDLNEVSSIVIENGALPALERLLLMRLPQLKEMPSSFHLLKSLETLYLTDMSHEFNQSIDPDHGPKYWVIKHVQMVSIREKVGPNFRDYNYRTIHHPRDT, from the coding sequence ATGGCAGAAGCTGCAATTTCGTTTGCTCTGGAGCAAATTTTTCAACTCTTGAAAGAAAAAGGAGCTCTGTTGAAAGGCgttcacaaagaatttgctGACATAAAAGATGAACTAGAAATCATTTTAGCCTTCCTCAAAGATGCAGATAGGAAGGCTTCAGATGAAGGGAGTTCAAAAGATGGAATAAAAACTTGGGTGAAGCAGCTGAGAGAATTGTCTTTTCGTATAGAAGATGTCATTGCTGAGTACAATATTTATGTAGCACAAGGGACTCATCATGCTGGATACTCAGCTTTCCTCCAAAAAATTTCTCACACGATCACAACAGTAAAGCCTCTTCATCGGATAGCATCCGAGATTAAGGACATTAAGGAATCAGTTAGAGCACTCAAAGATAGAGGTGAAATGTACAACTGCAAGCCCTCACTTGAACATGGATCAAGAGGTGGCAAATGGCATGACCCTCGAATGGTTTCCCTTTTCattgaagaagctgaagttgtGGGATTTGACAGCCCAAGGAAGCAATTGGTTGATTGGTTAGTGGACGGATCTGCTGCGCGCACTGTGATTTCAGTGGTTGGAATGGGAGGACTCGGGAAAACCACTCTTACCAAGAATGTTTTTGACAATCAAAAGGTGAAAGGGCACTTCGATACACGTGCTTTCATCACAGTCTCTCAAACATACACAGTAGAAGCCTTGTTGCGGGACGTACTAAAACAATTCTATACTGAGACCAATGAGCCGTTTCCTGGAGCCATAAACACCATGAATACCGTTTCACTTGTAGCTGAAATGAGGAGTTACTTGCAGGAGAAGAGGTATGTAATAGTCTTTGATGATGTATGGAAAGTAGAATTTTGGGATGAGATCCAACTTGCTACACTTGATAACATGGGAAGTAGGATAGTAATCACAACCAGGAACTTGGAGGTTGCAAATTATTGTAAGAAATCATCTCTTGTTCGGGTGCACAAGTTGCAACCCTTGCCTCCAAGTAAAGCATGGGAACTCTTCTGCAAGAAGGCGTTTCAGTTTGATTTCAATGGAAATTGTCCACCAGAGCTAGAAGAGATGTCTAGTGAAATTGCTAAAAAATGTGAGGGGTTACCCCTTGCAATTGTGGCCATTGGGGGTCTTTTGTCAACAAAAGAGAAAACTGTGTTTGAATGGAAAAGACTATGCCAAAACCTTAGCTTTGAGTTAGGGCGAAATCCCCATTTAACTAGTTTGACAAGAATCTTAGCCCTCAGTTATGATGATTTGCCCCATTATTTGAAATCATGTTTCTTGTATTTTGGTATATATCCGGAGGACTATTCTATCAGATGCATGAGATTGGTTAGACAATGGATAGCTGAGGGATTTATTACAAATGAGGAGGAAACAACAACATTGGAGGAAGTTGCTGAACGATACTTGACAGAGCTGATCCACAGAAGCTTGGttcaagttgaagttgactacGACGGTAAGGCTTCAAGTTGCCGAGTCCATGATTTGCTATATCAAATGATCGTAGGAAAAGCGAAAGACTTGTGCTTTTGTCGTGTTGTTCTTAAAGATGATCATCCATCCCCTGATGTGATGACAGCTCGACGCTTGGCCATAGCAACTGATTCTTGTGATGTGCTTGGCAACATTGGACAATACTCACATATCAGGTCCATTTACATATTTGAAGCTAGTGGGAGGCCAGATGAATTGTTCAGTAAGTTCTTTGTAAAGTCTAAGCTTTTGAAAGTGTTGGATTTGGAAGCTACATCTTTGAATTCTGTTCCTGATGatttggggaatatttttcacTTAAGGTACTTGAGCTTAAGGAAAACAAAAGTTAAGTGCATTCCGAAATCCATTGGTAAACTGCTGAACCTAGAGACCTTGGATCTTAGAAACACACTAGTGCAGGAGTTGCCTAGCCAGATATACAAACTCAAAAAGTTGCGCTATCTTCTAGTTTACTTCAGAAATAGAAGTAATACGATTCATGGTGAAACTGGAGTGCGGTTGAATGGAAGTATCGGAAACTTGACATCTCTACAAAAGCTTTATCATGTGGAGGCAGACCATGGTGGATTGAACCTGATAACAGAGCTGAGAAAGTTGAAGCAATTAAGGAAGTTGGGTTTAAAGAATGTAAGGACAGAGTTCGGAAATGCTTTATGTGACTCAATGCAAGATATGAGTTGTCTTGAGTCTCTTTCTGTGAGTGCCATTACAGAAGACGAAACCATAGATTTGCAGCGTATTTCATCTCTCCATCACCTTCGGAAACTTCACTTCTTTGGTCGCTTAGACAAGTTACCAGACTGGGTCACAAGGCTTCAGTATCTTGTTAGATTGTCAATTCATTTTTccaagttgaaggatgatcaaCTGAAGTCACTTAAAGATCTACCGAATTTATTGCGTCTCTCAATCGCACGCGAAGCATATGTTGGTGAGTCATTGCATTTTGAAGTTGGATTTCAGAAACTGAAGAGACTATATCTTGTAGACTTGAATGAAGTTAGCTCCATTGTTATAGAAAACGGAGCTTTACCTGCTCTTGAACGGCTTCTATTGATGCGCTTGCCTCAACTAAAGGAGATGCCATCGAGCTTTCACCTACTAAAAAGCCTTGAAACTTTGTATTTGACTGATATGTCACATGAGTTCAACCAAAGCATTGATCCAGATCATGGACCTAAGTATTGGGTCATCAAACATGTGCAGATGGTATCGATTAGAGAAAAGGTTGGTCCAAATTTTCGCGACTACAACTATCGCACCATTCATCATCCGAGAGATACATGA
- the LOC130748130 gene encoding disease resistance protein RPM1-like, which yields MAEAAISFALGQVLQLLKEKGALLKGVHKEFADMKNELESIVAFLKDADRKAADEGSSKDGIQTWVKQLRELSFRIEDVIAECNIYVAQGTHQVGFKNFIQKISHMITTVKPLLQIASEIQDIKESVRVIKERSERYNFHYSLEHGSRSGRWHDPRMVSLFIEEAEVVGFEGPRNQLVDWLVDGSAARTVISVVGMGGLGKTTLAKNVFDNQKVKGHFDTRAIITVSQTYTVEALLRNVLKQFYMETNEPLPAAIRTMDTISLVAEMRRYLQDKRYVIVFDDIWKLEFWDEIQLATLDNNMGSRIVITTRNLEVAYYCKKSSLVRVHKLQPLPSNKAWELFCKKAFQFDLNGNCPPELEEMSSEIAKKCEGLPLAIVAIGGLLSTKDKTVFEWKILCQNLNFELRRNPHLTSLTRILALSYDDLPPYLKSCFLYFGIYPEDYPIRCMRLVRQWVAEGFVINEEETTLEEVAEQYLTELIHRSLVQVSLVNFDGKASICRVHDLLHQMIVGKVKDLSFSRVVLEDDQPTPGVTARRLAIATDSFDVLSNLGEQYSNVRSIYIFEAGGWPEYLFSKFFVKSKLLKVLDLEAASLNYVPNDLGNIFHLRYLSLRKTNVRCIPKSFGKLQNLETLDLRGTLVQELPIQICKLKKLRHLLVYYRDRIPRSNTIHGETGVRLNGSIGNLTSLQKLYHVEADHDGLNLITELRKLKQLRKLGLKNVRREFGNALCDSIQEMSCLESLSVSAIAQDETIDLQLISSLLQLRKLHLFGRLDMLPDWVTRLEYLVRLSIHFSKLKGDQLKSLKDLPNLMRLSIGRDAYVGESLHFEMGFQKLKRLYLTDLNEVNSIVIDNGALPALERLLLRRLPQLKDMPSSFHLLKSLEILYLTDMPHEFNQSVDPEHGPKYWVIKHVQLVSIREQFGPNIRDYNHRTIHHPRDI from the coding sequence ATGGCAGAAGCTGCAATTTCATTTGCTCTGGGGCAAGTTCTCCAGCTCTTGAAAGAGAAAGGAGCTCTGCTGAAAGGCGTTCACAAAGAATTTGCAGACATGAAAAATGAGCTAGAAAGTATTGTAGCCTTCCTCAAAGATGCAGATAGAAAGGCTGCAGATGAAGGGAGTTCAAAAGATGGGATACAAACTTGGGTTAAGCAGCTGAGAGAATTGTCTTTTCGCATAGAAGATGTCATTGCTGAGTGCAATATTTATGTGGCACAGGGAACCCATCAAGTTGGATTCAAAAATTTTATTCAAAAGATTTCTCACATGATCACAACAGTAAAGCCTCTTCTTCAGATAGCATCGGAGATTCAAGACATTAAGGAATCTGTTCGAGTAATCAAAGAAAGAAGTGAAAGGTACAACTTTCACTACTCACTTGAACATGGATCACGAAGTGGCAGATGGCATGACCCTCGAATGGTTTCCCTTTTCattgaagaagctgaagttgtAGGATTTGAGGGCCCAAGGAATCAACTGGTTGATTGGTTAGTGGACGGATCTGCTGCGCGCACCGTGATTTCAGTGGTTGGAATGGGAGGGCTCGGGAAAACCACCCTTGCCAAGAATGTTTTTGACAACCAAAAGGTGAAAGGGCATTTTGATACACGTGCTATCATCACAGTTTCTCAAACATACACTGTAGAAGCATTATTGAGGAATGTACTAAAGCAATTCTATATGGAGACCAATGAGCCGCTTCCTGCCGCCATACGCACCATGGATACCATTTCACTTGTAGCTGAAATGAGGCGTTACTTGCAGGACAAGAGGTATGTAATAGTCTTTGATGACATATGGAAGTTAGAATTTTGGGATGAGATCCAACTTGCTACACTTGATAACAACATGGGAAGTAGGATAGTAATCACAACCAGGAACTTGGAGGTTGCATATTATTGTAAGAAATCATCTCTTGTTCGCGTGCACAAGTTGCAACCCTTGCCTTCAAATAAAGCATGGGAACTCTTCTGCAAGAAGGCGTTTCAGTTTGATCTCAATGGAAATTGTCCACCAGAGCTAGAAGAGATGTCTAGTGAAATTGCTAAAAAATGTGAGGGGTTACCACTTGCAATTGTGGCCATTGGGGGTCTTTTGTCAACCAAAGACAAAACTGTGTTTGAATGGAAAATACTATGCCAAAACCTTAACTTTGAGCTGAGGAGAAATCCCCATTTAACTAGTTTGACAAGAATCTTAGCCCTCAGTTATGATGACTTGCCCCCTTATCTCAAATCATGTTTCTTGTATTTTGGTATATATCCAGAGGACTATCCTATCAGATGCATGAGATTGGTTAGACAATGGGTAGCTGAGGGGTTTGTTATAAATGAGGAGGAAACAACTTTGGAGGAAGTAGCTGAACAATACTTGACAGAGCTGATCCACAGAAGCTTGGTTCAAGTCTCTTTAGTTAACTTCGATGGTAAAGCTTCAATTTGCCGAGTCCATGATTTGCTACATCAAATGATCGTAGGAAAAGTGAAAGACTTGAGCTTTTCTCGTGTTGTTCTTGAAGATGATCAACCAACCCCTGGTGTAACAGCTCGACGCTTAGCCATAGCAACTGATTCTTTTGATGTGCTTAGCAACCTTGGAGAACAATACTCAAATGTGAGGTCCATTTACATTTTTGAAGCAGGTGGGTGGCCAGAGTACTTGTTCAGTAAGTTCTTTGTTAAGTCTAAGCTTTTGAAAGTGTTGGATTTGGAAGCTGCATCATTGAATTATGTTCCTAATGatttggggaatatttttcaccTAAGGTACTTGAGCTTAAGGAAAACAAATGTTAGGTGTATTCCAAAATCCTTTGGTAAACTGCAGAACCTTGAGACCTTAGATCTTAGAGGAACACTAGTGCAGGAGTTGCCAATCCAGATATGCAAGCTTAAAAAATTACGCCATCTTCTAGTTTACTATAGAGATAGGATTCCTAGGAGTAATACGATTCATGGTGAAACTGGAGTGCGGTTGAATGGAAGTATCGGAAACTTGACATCTCTACAAAAGCTTTATCATGTGGAGGCAGACCATGATGGATTGAACCTCATAACAGAACTGAGAAAGTTGAAGCAATTAAGGAAGTTGGGGTTAAAGAATGTAAGGAGGGAGTTCGGAAATGCTTTATGCGACTCAATACAAGAGATGAGTTGCCTTGAATCTCTTTCTGTCAGTGCCATAGCTCAAGATGAAACCATAGATTTGCAGCTTATTTCATCTCTACTTCAGCTTCGAAAACTTCACTTGTTTGGTCGCTTAGACATGTTGCCAGACTGGGTCACAAGGCTCGAGTATCTTGTTAGGTTGTCAATTCATTTTTCCAAGTTGAAGGGTGATCAACTGAAGTCACTTAAAGATCTACCAAATTTGATGCGTCTCTCGATTGGACGTGATGCATATGTTGGTGAGTCATTGCATTTTGAAATGGGATTTCAGAAATTGAAGAGGCTATATCTTACAGACTTGAATGAAGTGAACTCTATTGTTATAGACAATGGAGCTTTACCTGCTCTTGAACGACTTTTATTGAGGCGCTTGCCCCAACTTAAGGACATGCCGTCAAGCTTTCACCTACTTAAAAGCCTTGAAATTTTGTATTTGACTGATATGCCACATGAGTTCAATCAAAGCGTTGATCCAGAACATGGACCTAAGTACTGGGTCATCAAGCATGTGCAGTTGGTATCGATTAGAGAACAGTTTGGTCCAAATATTCGGGACTACAACCATCGCACTATTCATCATCCAAGGGATATATGA